From one Scophthalmus maximus strain ysfricsl-2021 chromosome 19, ASM2237912v1, whole genome shotgun sequence genomic stretch:
- the nipbla gene encoding nipped-B-like protein A isoform X2, with protein sequence MNGDMPHVPITTLAGIASLTDLLNQLPLPSPLPATTTKSLLYNGRIAEEVTCLLGCRDENLASQLAHGLNQVSTEHIELKDNLGSDEPEGDAPLLLQTMLARNPGIFREKNVMQQPMVPPFKITQNSMHSPAQSANFQPISPSPSSRFVAPQTGSSSRYMGQQNSPVPSPYTPQSPAPGYIQPYPHQQPPSYNQHQQIQQVSVASPMVPGGIRNIHEGKVSGQIANAANHHSDRHGAEDYLNIVQRLGSEEGDSTMRNPSFSLRSPQSGCSPAGSDGTPKSGSRPPLILQSPPPYTPSPRDGGPDQKQLLQQRKKPPAVKEEKDMYDIVSSPNKDSTKLTLKLSRVKSNESDTPGEVVPGMDQDNIEAELGFQQVPVLQQNLGARLQQQQVSQQAGGASGLQPPSSPYDEAELDALAEIERIEREAASEKCSKEVQDKDKPLKKRKQDSFPLEPGAGGPGGPTGAPGSGSTGGGNAGKLTPQEATAAGNGASRPPLMIKRDKDSSGSTEGQMWGQPKVKLERLGLVKDFEKRPKPVVVLKKLSIDQIQRIIRHSKSGKNRISSGKSGKVGMDPAVLKELPPELLAEIESTMPLCERVKMNKRKRSTVNEKPKYAEVSSDDDFDANGESARKRQRRDKDRTWDTEERERRGSGEHRKSAQRDGRRGSGSRYRDSSEEDSPPPSISEVARKLKMKEKQKKRKAYEPKLTQEELMDSSTFKRFLTSIDNILENLEDVDFTTMADDDEIPQELLLGKHQLNELGSESAKIKAMGISSRIPSDKLVKLLNILEKNIQDGSKLTTLMNHDHDAEDEEKLWRDLIMERVTKSADACLTALHIMTSLHMPKAVYIEDVIERVLQYTKFHLQNTLYPQYDPVYRVDPHGGGLLSSKAKRAKCSTHKQRVIVMLYNKVCDIVSNISELLEIQLLTDTTILQVSSMGITPFFVENVSELQLCAIKLVTAVFSRYEKHRQLILEEIFTSLARLPTSKRSLRNFRLNSSDQDGEPMYIQMVTALVLQLIQCVVHLPSDRDAFDEYDSKMDQDVLITNSYETAMRTAQNFLSVFLKKCGSKQGEEDYRPLFENFVQDLLSTVNKPEWPAAELLLSLLGRLLVHQFSNKQTEMALRVASLDYLGTVAARLRKDAVTSKMDQRSIDRILQQSQGSDDTQQLQKALLDYLEDNAETDASLVFARKFYIAQWFRDATTEAEKSMRNQNPKDEDSSDGPQHAKELESTGEIMQRAEKRKKFLRNIIKTIPAHFATLKMNSDTVDYEDSCLIVRYLASMRPFAQSFDIYLTQILRVLGESAIAVRTKAMKCLSEVVAVDPSILARSDMQRGVHGRLMDNSTSVREAAVELLGKFVLSRPQLTEQYYDMLIERILDTGISVRKRVIKILRDICLEQPTFSKVTEMCVRMIRRVNDEEGIKKLVNETFQKLWFTPTPAHDKETMTRKILNITDVVAACRDTGYDWFEQLLQNLLKSEEDASYKPAKKACVQLVDNLVEHILKYEESLSDNKGVNSTRLVACITTLYLFSKIRAQLMVKHAMTMQPYLTTKCNTANDFMVICNVAKILELVVPLMEHPSETFLATIEEDLMKLIIKYGMTVVQHCVSCLGAVVNKVTHNYKFVWACFNRFYGALNKLKVQHHEDPNSATLVANKPFLLRSLFTVGALARHFDFDLEEFKGTNKVVIKEKVLELLLYFTKHEDEEVKTKAIIGLGFLVIMHPSQMFMPEVKTLYNGILADASSSINLKIQILKNLQTYLQEEDTRMQEADREWKKLSKQEDLKEMGDISSGMSSSIMQLYLKQVLEAFFHNQSSVRHFALNVIALTLNQGLIHPVQCVPYLIAMGTDPEPSMRNKSDQQLVEIDKKYTGFIHMKAVAGMKMSYNLQQAIESSRKSIIRGFRQDETHSALCSHLFSMIRGNRQHRRAFLISLLNLFDDSSKSEVNMLLFVADNLACFPYQSQEEPLFIMHHIDITLSVSGSNLLQTFKELLLKEPRRKEKKVKKEWKNTSDGEDEEKMNCDSPGRSDAEHNSNSDDNDDEDVVRRPKKARKPVAPETSESDSDLEDLDMEDAEKVMRLLPDNTTSLLDFANAVQGILLLLVLKQHLKNQYGFSDSKIQKYSPTESAKVYDKAVNRKSTVHFHPRQTIDFISNNMARASLTDDVKRRIVKQYIDFKVLMEHLDPDEEDEEGEASASANIRNKAINALLGGSGPMSGPSPRYQAGPETDDDYSDGDERTPGSSRKSRRAGDPSDPGRMSEIVEAMDVIALCCPKYKDRPQIARVINKTSSGYSIHWMAGSYSGPWAEAKKRDGRKQVPWVDTIKESDIIYKKIALTSNHKLSNKVVQTLRSLYAAREGGAS encoded by the exons ATGAATGGGGATATGCCTCATGTTCCCATCACCACTCTTGCTGGGATTGCTAGCTTAACAGACT TGTTGAACCAGCtacccctcccttcccctctcccgGCCACCACCACTAAGAGCCTCCTATATAATGGGAGGATCGCAGAGGAAGTTACCTGCCTGCTGGGCTGTCGGGATGAGAATCTGGCCTCCCAGCTAGCCCATGGCCTCAACCAGGTCTCTACAGAGCACAT AGAGCTGAAGGACAACCTGGGGAGTGATGAGCCAGAGGGAGATGCACCACTGTTGCTGCAGACCATGCTGGCCAGGAACCCTGGCATCTTCAGGGAGAAAA ATGTTATGCAGCAACCAATGGTACCACCGTTCAAGATCACCCAGAATTCCATGCATAGCCCTGCCCAGTCTGCAAACTTCCAGCCTATTTCACCCAGTCCATCAAG TCGGTTTGTGGCGCCCCAGACCGGGTCCAGTAGCCGGTATATGGGCCAGCAGAACAGTCCAGTACCAAGCCCCTACACTCCCCAAAGCCCCGCCCCTGGTTACATACAGCCTTATCCCCACCAACAACCACCAAGCTATAACCAACACCAACAGATACAACAAG TGTCTGTGGCCAGTCCCATGGTTCCTGGTGGCATACGGAATATACATGAGGGCAAAGTATCGGGGCAGATAGCCAATGCTGCGAACCACCACTCAGACAGACATGGCGCCGAGGACTACCTTAACATTGTACAACGGCTGGGCAGTGAG GAGGGTGACTCCACCATGAGGaatccttctttctctctgaggTCTCCACAGTCCGGCTGCTCTCCAGCAGGCAGTGATGGAACACCCAAAT CCGGTTCTCGCCCCCCACTGATTCTGCAGTCACCCCCTCCTTATACACCCTCACCGAGGGATGGAGGACCTGACCAGAAACAGCTGCTCCAGCAAAGGAAGAAACCCCCAgcagtgaaagaggagaaggacatGTATGACATTGTTAGCTCTCCAAACAAGGACTCGACAAAACTCACCCTCAAACTGTCCAGGGTCAAGTCAAATGAGTCTGATACCCCAG GTGAGGTTGTGCCAGGTATGGACCAGGACAACATTGAGGCGGAACTGGGTTTTCAGCAGGTGCCTGTTCTCCAGCAAAATCTTGGAGCTCGACTGCAACAACAGCAGGTTTCCCAGCAGGCAGGTGGCGCCAGTGGTCTCCAGCCTCCCAGTTCCCCTTACGATGAGGCAGAGCTGGATGCCCTCGCTGAAATTGAAAGGATAGAGCGAGAAGCTGCCAGTGAGAAGTGCTCCAAGGAAGTGCAAGATAAAG ACAAGCcactgaagaagagaaaacaggacTCTTTTCCGCTGGAGCCAGGTGCAGGGGGACCAGGTGGCCCCACAGGTGCCCCAGGGAGTGGATCAACAGGCGGGGGAAATGCTGGCAAACTGACCCCGCAAGAGGCCACCGCAGCTGGGAACGGTGCCAGCCGCCCTCCCCTCATG atcAAACGTGATAAGGATAGCAGTGGGTCAACTGAAGGTCAAATGTGGGGCCAGCCCAAGGTGAAACTGGAGAGGCTGGGTTTGGTGAAGGACTTCGAGAAGAGGCCCAAGCCTGTAGTGGTTCTGAAAAAGCTCTCCATTGACCAGATTCAGAGGATCATCAGGCACAGCAAGTCTGGAAAGAACAGGATCTCGTCAGGAAAGTCTGGCAAAG TTGGTATGGACCCAGCAGTTCTGAAGGAACTGCCCCCAGAGCTGCTTGCAGAGATTGAGTCAACCATGCCCCTGTGTGAAAGAGTAAAGATGAACAAGAGGAAACGAAGCACTGTAAACGAGAAGCCCAAATATGCCGAGGTCAGCTCAGATGACGACTTTGACGCAAACGGAGAGT CCGCAAGGAAGCGGCAGCGTCGAGATAAAGACAGGACCTGGGACACTGAAGAAAGGGAGCGCCGGGGTTCGGGGGAACATCGTAAAAGTGCCCAGCGGGATGGCCGACGAGGCTCAGGCAGTCGCTACCGAGACTCCTCCGAGGAAGATTCGCCACCACCCAGCATTAGTGAAG TTGCCAGGAAAttgaagatgaaggagaagcagaagaaacgGAAAGCATATGAACCCAAGCTGACCCAGGAAGAGTTGATGGACTCATCCACATTCAAGAGGTTTTTAACAAGCATTGACAACATACTTGAGAATCTGGAGGATGTGGATTTCACTACCATGG cagatgatgatgagatACCTCAGGAACTGCTGCTTGGTAAACACCAGTTGAATGAGCTGGGCAGTGAGTCTGCCAAGATTAAGGCCATGGGCATCTCCAGCAGG ATTCCATCAGACAAGCTGGTGAAGCTGCTGAACATACTGGAGAAGAATATCCAGGATGGGTCCAAGCTCACCACCTTGATGAACCAT GACCACGATGCCGAAGATGAGGAGAAACTCTGGAGAGACCTGATAATGGAGAGAGTCACAAAGTCAGCCGACGCCTGTCTGACGGCTCTTCACATCATGACCTCATTGCACATGCCGAAGGCTGTCTACATCGAGGACGTCATAGAGCGGGTGCTACAATACACCAAGTTCCATCTTCAGAACACACTGTATCCACAGTATGACCCGGTCTACAGGGTGGACCCGCATGGAG GCGGCTTGTTGAGTTCCAAGGCAAAGCGTGCCAAATGCTCCACACACAAGCAGCGTGTGATTGTCATGTTGTACAATAAAGTGTGCGACATTGTCAGCAACATTTCAGAGCTCCTTGAGATTCAGCTCCTTACAGACACCACCATCCTACAG GTCTCCTCTATGGGAATCACTCCGTTCTTTGTAGAGAATGTCAgtgagctgcagctgtgtgcCATTAAACTAGTTACAGCA GTGTTCTCGCGTTATGAGAAGCATCGGCAGCTGATTTTGGAGGAGATCTTTACCTCTTTGGCCAGACTGCCCACCAGCAAACGCTCCCTCAGGAATTTCAG GCTGAACAGCTCAGACCAGGATGGAGAACCAATGTACATCCAAATGGTGACTGCTCTGGTGCTGCAGCTGATCCAGTGTGTTGTCCACCTCCCCAGTGACCGGGATGCTTTCGACGAGTATGACAGCAAG aTGGATCAAGATGTTTTGATAACCAACTCGTATGAGACGGCAATGAGAACAGCACAAAACTTCCTCTCAGTCTTCctcaaaaa GTGTGGCAGCAAGCAGGGAGAAGAAGATTACCGGCCATTGTTTGAGAACTTTGTCCAGGACCTGCTCTCAACAGTAAACAAGCCAGAGTGgcctgctgcagagctgctgctcagtctGCTTGGTAGACTACTG GTCCACCAGTTCAGTAATAAACAAACAGAGATGGCTCTGAGAGTAGCATCTCTAGACTACCTGGGCACAGTGGCAGCCCGTCTGAGGAAGGACGCGGTCACCAGCAAGATGGACCAGAGATCAATTGATCGCATTCTACAACAG TCTCAAGGTAGCGATGACACCCAGCAGCTCCAGAAAGCTCTACTGGACTACTTAGAAGACAACGCTGAGACAGATGCTTCACTGGTG TTTGCTAGAAAGTTCTACATTGCCCAGTGGTTTCGGGACGCCACCACAGAGGCTGAGAAGTCCATGCGGAACCAGAATCCCAAGGATGAGGACTCATCAGATGGACCACAACACGCCAAGGAGTTGGAGAGTACCGGTGAAATTATGCAGCGTGCTGAGAAGCGCAAGAAGTTCCTGCGCAACATCATCAAGACCATACCAGCTCATTTCGCTACACTGAA AATGAACTCTGACACTGTGGACTATGAAGACTCCTGCCTGATCGTGCGTTATTTGGCCTCCATGAGGCCGTTCGCCCAGAGCtttgatatttatttaacaCAG aTCTTGCGAGTCCTTGGGGAAAGTGCCATTGCTGTAAGGACTAAAGCCATGAAATGTTTGTCTGAGGTTGTGGCTGTGGACCCCAGTATACTGGCAAGG TCTGACATGCAGCGTGGCGTCCACGGTCGTTTGATGGACAACTCCACCAGTGTGAGAGAGGCAGCTGTTGAGCTGCTGGGCAAATTTGTCCTCAGCAGACCCCAACTCACTGAACAGTACTATGACATGCTCATAGAGAGGATACTG GACACTGGTATCAGCGTAAGAAAACGGGTGATCAAGATCCTCCGAGACATCTGTCTGGAGCAGCCAACCTTCAGTAAGGTCACTGAGATGTGTGTGAGGATGATCCGTAGGGTCAATGACGAAGAAGGTATCAAG AAATTGGTGAATGAGACATTCCAGAAGTTGTGGTTTACTCCAACTCCAGCTCATGACAAAGAGACCATGACCAGAAAGATCCTGAACATCACTGATGTG GTTGCAGCGTGTCGAGACACTGGCTATGACTGGTTTGAGCAACTTCTTCAGAAT CTTCTCAAGTCTGAAGAGGACGCATCGTACAAACCAGCCAAAAAGGCCTGTGTTCAGCTAGTTGACAACCTGGTAGAGCACATCCTCAAATATGAGGAGTCTCTTTCAG atAACAAGGGTGTAAACTCAACACGGCTAGTTGCGTGTATCACCACCTTGTACTTGTTCAGCAAGATCAGGGCCCAGCTTATGGTCAAACATGCCATGACCATGCAACCGTACCTGACCACAAAGTGTAAC ACTGCCAATGACTTCATGGTCATCTGTAATGTGGCAAAGATCTTGGAACTTGTGGTACCATTGATGGAGCACCCCAGTGAAACTTTCCTCGCTACCATCGAAGAAGACCTCATGAAGCTTATCATCAAATATGGCATGACT GTGGTCCAGCACTGTGTGAGCTGTCTTGGAGCTGTTGTGAACAAAGTTACACACAACTACAAGTTTGTCTGGGCTTGCTTCAACAGATTCTATG gtgcACTTAACAAGCTCAAGGTTCAGCATCATGAGGATCCTAACAGTGCAACGTTGGTAGCAAACAAGCCTTTCCTTCTGCGATCACTCTTCACTGTGGGTGCCCTGGCCCGACACTTTGATTTTGATCTGGAGGAGTTCAAGGGCACCAACAAG GTTGTTATCAAAGAGAAAGTTCTCGAGCTGCTGCTATACTTCACCAAACatgaggacgaggaggtcaAGACCAAAGCCATCATTGGCTTAG GCTTCCTTGTGATCATGCATCCCAGTCAGATGTTTATGCCTGAGGTGAAGACCTTATACAATGGCATCCTGGCTGACGCCTCATCTTCCATCAACCTCAAAATCCAGATCCTCAAAAACCTCCAGACGTACCTCCAAGAGGAGGACACGCGGATGCAGGAAGCAGACAGAGAAT GGAAAAAACTGTCCAAACAAGAGGATCTGAAGGAGATGGGAGACATTTCTTCAGGGATGAGCAGCTCTATAATGCAGCTTTATCTGAAACAGGTGTTGGAGGCGTTCTTCCACAACCAGTCCAGTGTACGGCACTTTGCTCTCAATGTCATAGCTCTCACACTCAACCAGGGTCTCATTCATCCTGTACAG TGTGTACCCTACCTCATTGCTATGGGAACAGACCCAGAGCCAAGCATGAGGAACAAATCTGACCAGCAGCTGGTGGAGATTGACAAGAAGTACACAGGATTCATCCAT ATGAAGGCCGTTGCTGGGATGAAGATGTCATACAATCTGCAGCAGGCCATTGAGTCGTCTCGCAAGAGTATCATAAGAGGTTTCAGACAGGATGAGACCCACTCAGCACTCTGCTCCCACCTCTTCAGTATGATCCGGGGGAACCGCCAGCACCGCAGGGCTTTCCTCATCTCACTGCTGAACCTCTTTGATGACAGTTCT AAATCAGAAGTGAACATGCTGCTATTTGTAGCAGACAACCTCGCCTGTTTCCCGTACCAGAGCCAGGAGGAGCCTCTCTTCATCATGCACCACATAGACatcactctgtctgtgtctggcaGCAACTTGTTGCAAACCTTCAAAGAG CTTTTGTTAAAGGAGCCGAGGCGTAAGGAGAAGAAGGTAAAGAAGGAGTGGAAGAACACATCAGATGGGGAGGACGAGGAAAAGATGAACTGTGATTCTCCGGGGAGGAGTGATGCCgaacacaacagcaacagtgatgataatgatgatgaagatgtggtACGGCGGCCCAAAAAGGCCAGAAAACCTGTTGCACCAGAGACCTCAGAGTCAGACTCTGATCTAGAAGATCTGGACATGGAGGATGCGGAAAAAGTAATGAGGCTACTCCCAGATAATACCACCAGTCTCTTGGACTTTGCTAATGCTGTTCAGGGCATCCTGTTGTTGCTGGTGCTCAAACAGCATCTGAAGAACCAGTATGGCTTCTCTGACAG CAAAATTCAGAAGTACTCTCCAACAGAGTCAGCCAAGGTCTACGATAAGGCAGTGAACAGAAAAAGCACTGTTCACTTCCACCCACGTCAAACCATTGACTTCATCTCCAACAACATGGCTCGCGCCTCACTGACAGACGATGTCAAGAGGCGGATAGTCAAACAGTACATAGAC TTCAAGGTGCTGATGGAACATCTGGACCcagacgaggaggatgaggagggagaagcGTCTGCCAGCGCCAACATCAGAAACAAAGCCATAAACGCCCTACTGGGAGGCTCCGGCCCCATGTCTGGACCCAGTCCGCGCTACCAAGCAGGACCAGAGACAGATGATGATTATAGTGATGGTGACGAAAGAACCCCGGGG tcCTCTCGAAAGTCAAGGCGAGCGGGTGACCCTTCGGACCCTGGTCGTATGAGTGAGATAGTGGAGGCAATGGATGTGATTGCCCTTTGCTGCCCCAAATACAAGGACCGGCCACAAATAGCTAGAGTCATCAACAAGACCTCCAGTGGATACAGCATCCACTGGATGGCCGGCTCCTACTCGGGGCCCTGGGCGGAGGCCAAGAAACGCGATGGTCGCAAACAGGTGCCTTGGGTGGACACAATAAAGGAGTCGGACATCATTTACAAGAAGATTGCCTTGACCAGCAACCACAAACTGAGCAACAAAGTAGTACAGACTTTACGCTCACTGTATGCAGCGCGGGAAGGAGGGGCTAGCTAA